The proteins below come from a single Desulfitobacterium metallireducens DSM 15288 genomic window:
- the dgt gene encoding dGTPase: MKYDYKNRLSVNRERSSTVKRSAQIDEFYSDRSRVLYCSSFRRLQQKAQVFSLEPNASVRTRMTHSLEVSDLGRTLSNGIAQRLFNKNIISIRSVPYIVAIVENACLIHDIGNPPFGHFGEAAIQDWARNSLPKLPTEVISQNTKFSLLMSDFEEFDGNPQGFRTITRLHTERDEFSLNLTYATLLCALKYSRAAGEDRDNGILKKAGYFQTEKSLVVKMCSEVNLELHHRYPLTYIMEAADDIAYCLSDISDGIEKRILTEQDFLNEFRESWTQDYREVTCPVKIPDHIDNFNHDISIPWSKKAVQEAIQNYIDNHEEFYNGTAKELIPHDGMGRVLSTIKKVSKKVLYTSIEAESIELTGYAVITGILRHYELILKLPYSIFEKIAKQKEVDNFDVEKRLFNRLGKRYVKAYWYAVDKLDQTVTEEFLVYEWWLRIHLIVDHVSGMTDEFALETYQMLEGINLLRV, translated from the coding sequence ATGAAGTATGATTATAAAAATAGATTGAGTGTTAACCGAGAGCGTTCATCAACGGTAAAAAGATCCGCTCAAATTGATGAATTTTATAGCGACAGATCACGTGTACTATATTGTTCATCGTTTAGGAGACTTCAGCAAAAGGCTCAAGTTTTTTCTTTAGAACCAAATGCAAGTGTACGAACAAGAATGACTCATTCACTTGAAGTTTCTGATCTGGGAAGAACTTTATCAAATGGCATTGCTCAACGCTTATTTAACAAAAACATTATCTCGATTCGTTCTGTGCCTTATATAGTCGCTATTGTTGAAAATGCCTGCTTAATACATGATATAGGGAATCCTCCATTTGGGCATTTCGGTGAGGCAGCTATTCAGGACTGGGCAAGAAATAGTTTACCAAAGTTACCTACAGAAGTAATATCTCAGAACACTAAATTCTCTCTACTCATGAGTGATTTTGAAGAATTTGACGGAAATCCTCAAGGCTTTCGTACAATAACGAGACTACACACTGAACGCGATGAGTTTAGTTTGAATTTAACATATGCAACTTTACTCTGTGCTTTAAAATATTCCAGAGCGGCAGGTGAGGATCGAGATAATGGAATTTTAAAAAAAGCGGGATATTTTCAAACCGAAAAATCTTTAGTGGTAAAAATGTGCTCCGAGGTTAATTTAGAATTACATCACAGATATCCGTTAACATACATTATGGAGGCTGCAGATGATATAGCTTATTGTTTGAGCGATATATCAGACGGTATTGAAAAACGAATACTAACCGAGCAAGACTTTCTTAATGAGTTTAGAGAATCTTGGACTCAGGATTACCGTGAAGTAACCTGTCCGGTCAAAATTCCTGATCATATTGATAACTTTAATCATGATATCTCCATTCCATGGTCCAAAAAAGCTGTGCAAGAAGCAATTCAAAATTATATAGATAATCATGAGGAATTCTATAACGGAACCGCTAAAGAGTTAATACCTCATGATGGAATGGGCCGTGTTTTAAGTACCATAAAGAAAGTATCAAAGAAAGTTTTGTATACCTCTATTGAAGCCGAAAGTATTGAATTAACCGGATATGCAGTCATAACTGGAATATTAAGGCATTATGAGCTAATACTTAAATTACCTTATTCCATCTTTGAAAAAATCGCGAAGCAAAAGGAAGTGGACAATTTTGATGTTGAAAAGCGATTGTTTAACAGACTCGGTAAACGATATGTAAAAGCATATTGGTACGCTGTTGACAAACTTGATCAGACAGTAACTGAAGAATTTTTGGTATATGAATGGTGGTTGAGAATTCATCTGATTGTTGATCATGTGAGTGGCATGACAGATGAATTTGCGTTGGAGACATACCAAATGTTAGAAGGAATCAATCTATTGCGAGTATAG
- a CDS encoding toll/interleukin-1 receptor domain-containing protein, translating to MARCTAPVYGHRTASGRASCPVCGGGGSYRGYNSYSSYSSPYSSSSNSSTSRSSVSGQTKTKARWSLVGSSILYTSAEIRTLTPVRDNVEKRSKLPDLRDVFLCHAWDDRKGAAKELHDLLESKGVTIWFSEKDVPLGSSLLREIDKGLAKSRVGIVLVTPSFLKRVEGEGIADKELSALLARDLLVPIVHNTTFEDLREVSPLLGSRSGLSTIEESMADVAAKIAELVTT from the coding sequence ATGGCAAGATGTACAGCACCAGTTTACGGTCATCGCACGGCAAGTGGAAGGGCAAGCTGCCCAGTATGTGGAGGTGGAGGTAGTTATCGAGGTTACAACTCTTATTCCTCATATTCTTCACCGTATTCTTCATCATCAAACAGTTCTACAAGTCGTAGTAGTGTTAGCGGACAAACTAAGACGAAAGCACGTTGGTCTTTAGTTGGTTCTAGTATTTTATATACTTCTGCGGAAATTCGAACACTTACCCCTGTGCGTGATAATGTTGAGAAGCGTTCGAAATTACCAGATTTACGAGATGTTTTTCTTTGTCACGCTTGGGATGACCGTAAAGGCGCAGCTAAAGAATTACACGATCTCCTTGAATCAAAAGGTGTAACTATTTGGTTTAGTGAAAAGGATGTTCCTTTAGGTTCATCTTTACTTCGTGAAATTGATAAAGGGTTGGCAAAATCTCGTGTCGGTATTGTATTAGTTACGCCTTCATTTCTTAAACGTGTTGAGGGAGAAGGAATAGCAGATAAAGAACTTTCAGCTTTGCTAGCTCGTGATTTGCTTGTCCCTATTGTACATAATACGACTTTTGAGGATTTACGTGAAGTTAGTCCGTTACTTGGCTCGCGAAGTGGCTTAAGTACTATTGAAGAATCAATGGCAGATGTTGCGGCTAAAATAGCTGAATTGGTTACTACATAA
- a CDS encoding class I SAM-dependent methyltransferase: protein MEQKSMTALVSAFSRAYHSTQNAEKVFDDYLAKEILREDEYEQLASNMSKGIGFFNPSFVGTQDEALRWVVNNQLSPSPLGRAVFAEKSLENAVQIGAKQYLIFAAGYDTFAYRQPDWASKIQIFEIDHPATSADKQKRIQLVAAEKPANLHYVPVDFKENNWQSNLLACTEEFDVNKISFCSLLGISYYLSKQVFTETINTISSFVPKGSSIVFDYPDEYTYTDKATERVKKQTAMAGAAKEKMLASYSYLELEKLLVDSNFLIYEHLTPNEITEQYFKKYNQANPERPMTAFDNVNYCLAVRK from the coding sequence ATGGAACAAAAAAGTATGACAGCACTCGTAAGTGCCTTTTCAAGAGCGTATCATTCAACACAAAATGCGGAGAAAGTATTTGACGATTATTTGGCAAAGGAAATCTTAAGGGAGGATGAATACGAACAATTAGCAAGCAACATGTCGAAAGGAATTGGTTTCTTCAATCCATCCTTTGTTGGTACACAGGACGAGGCTTTGCGATGGGTTGTTAATAATCAGTTATCACCATCTCCATTGGGTAGAGCAGTATTTGCAGAAAAATCACTTGAAAATGCTGTTCAAATAGGTGCGAAGCAGTATTTAATTTTTGCTGCCGGATATGACACATTTGCATATCGCCAGCCTGACTGGGCATCAAAAATACAAATCTTTGAAATAGACCACCCTGCTACCAGTGCGGACAAGCAAAAACGTATTCAATTAGTAGCAGCGGAAAAGCCCGCCAATTTACACTATGTGCCTGTGGATTTCAAAGAAAACAACTGGCAAAGCAATTTACTTGCCTGTACAGAAGAATTTGATGTAAACAAAATCAGCTTCTGTAGCTTGCTTGGAATAAGCTACTATTTGTCTAAGCAGGTTTTTACAGAAACAATCAACACGATTTCAAGCTTTGTGCCAAAAGGAAGTAGTATTGTTTTTGATTATCCCGATGAATATACCTATACCGACAAAGCAACAGAACGTGTTAAAAAGCAAACAGCGATGGCTGGTGCGGCAAAGGAAAAAATGCTTGCAAGCTATTCTTATCTGGAGTTGGAAAAGCTATTAGTTGATAGTAATTTCTTAATTTATGAACATTTGACACCGAATGAAATAACAGAGCAGTATTTCAAAAAATATAATCAAGCGAACCCAGAGCGCCCAATGACAGCTTTTGATAATGTGAATTATTGTTTGGCTGTCAGAAAATAA
- a CDS encoding DEAD/DEAH box helicase family protein yields MRQLTVEYGQTGKLHSLAEDLFIELFCETFGLKQNSLIHDNWKVYRWVYNQLKHTPEKVKDEFRIFLGDMPVFKMLNDYLPPQKGKILELKNHQVAALSNLQEMRLKGESIALLYHATGTGKTVTAVSDARKLGRRTLFLAHTQELVAQAKSTFQSLWDDVSTGMYVAEQKIKMPMWCVVVFKVLPVIWRNLDRKISAM; encoded by the coding sequence GTGAGGCAATTAACTGTAGAATATGGGCAAACCGGCAAGCTGCATAGTCTGGCAGAGGATCTGTTCATTGAGCTGTTTTGTGAGACCTTTGGGCTTAAACAAAACAGCCTTATTCATGATAACTGGAAAGTCTATCGATGGGTCTATAATCAGTTGAAGCACACTCCGGAAAAGGTTAAGGATGAATTCCGCATCTTTTTAGGGGATATGCCTGTTTTTAAGATGCTGAATGATTACTTACCCCCTCAAAAAGGCAAGATCCTTGAGCTTAAGAATCATCAAGTCGCTGCTTTATCCAATCTCCAAGAAATGCGCTTGAAAGGGGAGAGTATTGCCCTTCTTTACCATGCTACAGGCACAGGAAAGACTGTAACGGCAGTAAGCGATGCTAGGAAGCTAGGCAGGCGCACCCTCTTTTTAGCCCATACTCAGGAATTGGTAGCTCAGGCCAAGAGCACCTTTCAAAGCCTTTGGGACGATGTCTCCACGGGTATGTATGTTGCGGAGCAAAAGATAAAGATGCCTATGTGGTGTGTGGTAGTATTCAAAGTGTTGCCCGTAATCTGGAGGAATTTAGACCGGAAGATTTCGGCTATGTGA